One genomic window of Pseudomonas aeruginosa includes the following:
- a CDS encoding Zn-dependent hydrolase produces the protein MSTARNVLQSTQRHIDGQRLWQSLMDLARLGATAKGGVCRLALSDLDRQARDLFVQWCEAAGCTVSVDRVGNIFARRPGRNPDLPPVMTGSHIDTQPTGGKFDGCFGVMAGLEVIRTLNDLGVETEAPLEVVVWTNEEGSRFAPCMMGSGVFAGKFTLEETLAKRDADGVSVGEALDAIGYAGARDCLGHPVGAYFEAHIEQGPILEDEEKTIGVVLGALGQKWFDLSLRGVEAHAGPTPMHLRKDALVGAAAVVEAVNRAALGHQPHACGTVGCLHAYPGSRNVIPGEVKMTLDFRHLQPERLDSMIAEVRQVIAATCEKHGLQYELVPTADFPPLYFDQGCVGAVREAAQALGMPQMDIVSGAGHDAIFLAELGPAGMIFVPCENGISHNEIENASPDDLAAGCAVLLRAMLKASEAIAGGRLAA, from the coding sequence ATGAGCACTGCCCGGAACGTCCTGCAATCCACCCAGCGACACATCGATGGCCAGCGCCTCTGGCAATCGCTGATGGATCTCGCCCGCCTCGGCGCCACCGCCAAGGGTGGGGTCTGCCGCCTGGCCCTGAGCGATCTCGACCGCCAGGCCCGCGATCTCTTCGTGCAATGGTGCGAAGCGGCCGGCTGCACGGTCAGCGTCGATCGGGTCGGCAACATCTTCGCCCGTCGTCCCGGGCGTAACCCGGACTTGCCCCCGGTGATGACCGGTAGCCACATCGACACCCAGCCCACCGGTGGCAAGTTCGACGGCTGCTTCGGGGTGATGGCCGGCCTCGAGGTGATCCGCACCCTCAACGACCTCGGGGTGGAAACCGAGGCGCCGCTGGAGGTGGTGGTGTGGACCAACGAGGAAGGCTCGCGCTTCGCGCCCTGCATGATGGGCTCGGGCGTATTCGCCGGGAAGTTCACCCTGGAGGAGACCCTGGCCAAGCGCGATGCCGACGGTGTCAGCGTAGGCGAGGCGCTGGACGCCATCGGCTACGCGGGAGCGCGCGATTGTCTCGGACATCCGGTGGGCGCCTATTTCGAGGCGCACATCGAACAGGGGCCGATCCTCGAGGACGAGGAGAAGACCATCGGCGTGGTGCTCGGCGCGCTCGGGCAGAAATGGTTCGACCTGTCCCTGCGCGGCGTCGAGGCACACGCCGGGCCAACGCCGATGCACCTGCGCAAGGACGCCCTGGTCGGTGCCGCGGCGGTGGTCGAGGCGGTCAATCGCGCAGCCCTCGGCCATCAGCCGCATGCTTGCGGCACGGTCGGCTGCCTGCACGCCTATCCCGGTTCGCGCAACGTGATACCCGGCGAAGTGAAGATGACCCTGGACTTCCGCCATCTGCAACCGGAGCGCCTGGACTCGATGATCGCCGAGGTCCGCCAGGTGATCGCCGCTACCTGCGAGAAGCATGGCTTGCAATACGAGCTGGTGCCGACCGCCGATTTCCCGCCGCTGTACTTCGACCAGGGATGCGTCGGCGCGGTGCGCGAGGCGGCGCAGGCGCTGGGCATGCCGCAGATGGACATCGTCAGCGGCGCCGGCCACGACGCGATCTTCCTCGCCGAACTCGGTCCGGCGGGGATGATCTTCGTGCCCTGCGAGAACGGCATCAGCCACAACGAGATCGAGAACGCCAGCCCCGACGACCTGGCCGCCGGCTGCGCGGTGCTGTTGCGGGCCATGCTCAAGGCCTCCGAGGCGATCGCCGGCGGCCGCCTGGCGGCCTGA